One genomic window of Gracilinema caldarium DSM 7334 includes the following:
- a CDS encoding CvpA family protein: protein MNIATIDIIFGALLILFVLRCTLRGFVEEFMSVASVVLGLIVGFLLFKNGAVLLRTEFGLTLFPELTAFIVLFLITFLVIKLLEAMIKDLVERINLDSLDHIAGFMLGLVEGVLIISIILLVLVYQPLFNAIVLLEKSWFYHILLPLIGELQRNSPVKLGA from the coding sequence ATGAATATCGCAACCATCGATATTATCTTTGGGGCTCTTCTCATACTTTTTGTATTACGTTGTACTTTACGGGGATTTGTAGAGGAGTTTATGTCCGTAGCATCTGTTGTACTAGGGCTCATTGTAGGATTTTTGTTGTTTAAAAATGGTGCTGTATTGTTACGTACGGAGTTTGGATTGACGTTATTTCCAGAACTAACCGCCTTTATAGTACTCTTTCTTATAACCTTTCTTGTCATTAAACTTCTCGAAGCAATGATCAAAGATCTTGTAGAGCGGATTAACCTGGATTCTTTAGATCATATTGCTGGTTTTATGTTGGGACTTGTAGAAGGGGTTCTTATCATTTCGATAATTCTTTTGGTACTAGTTTATCAACCTCTGTTTAACGCTATAGTCTTACTTGAAAAGAGTTGGTTTTATCACATATTGCTGCCTCTTATTGGAGAGCTCCAACGGAATTCACCGGTCAAGCT